The sequence CGGGCTTTTTTTGAAGCGGCCGGCGATCAATGCCCTGAGGCTTAACCGAATTGCCTCCGAGGTCGAGTCCGGGAGGGAAGCATGCAGGACCAGCGTTTCGATGAGCCGGTGCGGGTTGCGCTCGGCAGATCAAAGAACACGACTTTCAAGGTTGAGCGCGTCGCCCAGGCCGCGGACATCCTGCTAAACCGCTGGCCTGTGAAGACGGGCCGCTGTCACGTTGCCGCCCGCAAGGCATGCTTGGGCGTGCTCGAGGGGCTAAAAGA is a genomic window of Mesorhizobium huakuii containing:
- a CDS encoding DUF982 domain-containing protein, translated to MQDQRFDEPVRVALGRSKNTTFKVERVAQAADILLNRWPVKTGRCHVAARKACLGVLEGLKEAGYARAAFVNAAIEADILRDPD